One Ricinus communis isolate WT05 ecotype wild-type chromosome 7, ASM1957865v1, whole genome shotgun sequence genomic region harbors:
- the LOC8281209 gene encoding uncharacterized protein LOC8281209 isoform X2, whose product MSQESFLSEATNATTTTTAKTCTSTHNPSQSSLTEDYSYKIQSAIQSLSVVTTIPPSLFSSQDPAFSLLHDPHVSSQISTLLRHPDSGAGDNNLCRWFYDTFQSTSSQLQLVVLRFLPIIAGLYLSRIPLRKPLAGFEAILLALYAHETTSRNGQAITVNIPDLSNSSVYHETKEISKNNATDLNLAVISPSLEPHGTVRSTRRARIIWSGQDGEMYKEIEESTENDEEEGKEKEKEKEKEKEEEKEERRIHLPWELLQPILRILSHCLLGPQKDKKLFDAACQACRSLYARSLHDINPKAILATGSLLRLSKMAINQNENDIDYTEITMTNVITL is encoded by the exons ATGTCTCAAGAAAGCTTCCTTTCAGAAGCCACAAACGCCACCACAACAACCACCGCAAAAACCTGCACCTCTACCCATAACCCATCTCAGTCTTCCCTAACAGAAGATTACTCGTACAAAATCCAATCAGCAATTCAATCCCTTTCTGTCGTAACTACAATCCCTCCTTCTCTGTTTTCCTCCCAAGACCCTGCATTTTCCCTCCTCCATGACCCTCATGTCTCCTCTCAAATTTCCACACTTCTCCGCCACCCTGACTCTGGTGCCGGCGACAATAACCTTTGCAGGTGGTTCTACGACACATTCCAATCCACCTCCTCCCAACTCCAACTTGTGGTCCTTCGTTTCCTCCCAATTATAGCCGGCTTATATCTCTCTCGCATTCCTTTGCGTAAGCCCTTAGCAGGGTTTGAGGCAATTCTATTAGCTCTCTATGCCCATGAAACTACCTCCAGGAATGGCCAAGCTATAACGGTGAATATACCTGATTTGTCAAACTCAAGTGTGTATCATGAAACGAAGGAGATATCAAAGAATAATGCTACGGATTTAAACCTAGCAGTTATATCTCCAAGTTTAGAGCCTCACGGGACTGTAAGATCAACAAGAAGAGCAAGAATT ATATGGTCTGGTCAAGATGGTGAAATGTacaaagaaattgaagaaagcACTGAAAATGATGAGGAGGAAGGtaaggagaaggagaaggagaaagagaaggaaaaggaggagGAGAAAGAGGAGAGGAGGATTCATCTTCCGTGGGAATTATTGCAGCCAATTTTGAGGATATTAAGTCATTGTTTATTGGGTCCTCAGAAagataagaaattatttgatGCAGCATGTCAAGCTTGTAGAAGTTTATATGCAAGGTCCTTGCATGATATTAATCCTAAAGCAATTTTGGCAACTGGGAGTCTTCTTAGACTTAGCAAGATGGCCATAAATCAGAATGAGAATGATATTGATTATACTGAGATAACAATGACCAATGTTATAACTCTTTAA
- the LOC8281209 gene encoding uncharacterized protein LOC8281209 isoform X1 → MSQESFLSEATNATTTTTAKTCTSTHNPSQSSLTEDYSYKIQSAIQSLSVVTTIPPSLFSSQDPAFSLLHDPHVSSQISTLLRHPDSGAGDNNLCRWFYDTFQSTSSQLQLVVLRFLPIIAGLYLSRIPLRKPLAGFEAILLALYAHETTSRNGQAITVNIPDLSNSSVYHETKEISKNNATDLNLAVISPSLEPHGTVRSTRRARIVSVALELYFSKISLMPLGSKIDFCEFCQIWSGQDGEMYKEIEESTENDEEEGKEKEKEKEKEKEEEKEERRIHLPWELLQPILRILSHCLLGPQKDKKLFDAACQACRSLYARSLHDINPKAILATGSLLRLSKMAINQNENDIDYTEITMTNVITL, encoded by the coding sequence ATGTCTCAAGAAAGCTTCCTTTCAGAAGCCACAAACGCCACCACAACAACCACCGCAAAAACCTGCACCTCTACCCATAACCCATCTCAGTCTTCCCTAACAGAAGATTACTCGTACAAAATCCAATCAGCAATTCAATCCCTTTCTGTCGTAACTACAATCCCTCCTTCTCTGTTTTCCTCCCAAGACCCTGCATTTTCCCTCCTCCATGACCCTCATGTCTCCTCTCAAATTTCCACACTTCTCCGCCACCCTGACTCTGGTGCCGGCGACAATAACCTTTGCAGGTGGTTCTACGACACATTCCAATCCACCTCCTCCCAACTCCAACTTGTGGTCCTTCGTTTCCTCCCAATTATAGCCGGCTTATATCTCTCTCGCATTCCTTTGCGTAAGCCCTTAGCAGGGTTTGAGGCAATTCTATTAGCTCTCTATGCCCATGAAACTACCTCCAGGAATGGCCAAGCTATAACGGTGAATATACCTGATTTGTCAAACTCAAGTGTGTATCATGAAACGAAGGAGATATCAAAGAATAATGCTACGGATTTAAACCTAGCAGTTATATCTCCAAGTTTAGAGCCTCACGGGACTGTAAGATCAACAAGAAGAGCAAGAATTGTTAGTGTTGCATTAGAGTTGTATTTTAGTAAGATATCTCTTATGCCTTTAGGatctaagattgatttttgtGAGTTCTGTCAGATATGGTCTGGTCAAGATGGTGAAATGTacaaagaaattgaagaaagcACTGAAAATGATGAGGAGGAAGGtaaggagaaggagaaggagaaagagaaggaaaaggaggagGAGAAAGAGGAGAGGAGGATTCATCTTCCGTGGGAATTATTGCAGCCAATTTTGAGGATATTAAGTCATTGTTTATTGGGTCCTCAGAAagataagaaattatttgatGCAGCATGTCAAGCTTGTAGAAGTTTATATGCAAGGTCCTTGCATGATATTAATCCTAAAGCAATTTTGGCAACTGGGAGTCTTCTTAGACTTAGCAAGATGGCCATAAATCAGAATGAGAATGATATTGATTATACTGAGATAACAATGACCAATGTTATAACTCTTTAA